A stretch of DNA from bacterium:
AGTTCGAGCAGCGCAAGCGCGAGGAAGCCGAGCGGATGAGCCGGCTGTTCGCCGACGGGGATCAGGACCGAAGGCAGCAGGACAGGCTCAAGGGGATGGATGAGGGGCTGCTCAAGTTCGAGCGGGGCAAGCCCCGCAACCCCTTCGGCGATGGCTGATTCCCGCTGCGATCACGCAGAAGGGCCCCGGTCGCCTCGCAGCGCGACCGGGGCCCTTCGCGTGGACGGTTCCGGTGTGGACGTCAGTTCAACAGCGCCGCCCGGTTGTCCTCGATCTTGGCTTTCTCCAAGCGCTCCTTGTACCAAGCGTCGATAGCCTCCTGCTGCTTGCGCCCGAGCACCGTCTGCTCGAGGGTGGCGCGCTGCGACAGGAAGCCCATCTCGTCGAAGGACGTGCGCCACAGCACGCGCAGGGCGTACAGGCCGCGGGGGGTGTCCACGCGGGGCACCAGCGTGCCGATCGGGTTGGCGAAGGCCGCCTGGTTGAAATCGGTGTTGTAGCCGACCCCGATCACGTTGCCCGTGGCGGTGAAGGTGTCGGTCACGGCGTGGGCGAGGCCCTGCTCGGCGGCGACCTGCGCGAAGGTGCGCCCGCTGTTCAGCGCGGCCACGGCAGGGGAGAGCTTGGCGTCCGCCAGGACGAGCTTCTTCTCGCGGGTGACCTTCACGACGATCTGGGGCTGGACGTCGGCCAGCGGCGCGGGGCCGGCCGGCAGGATCCGCACGTTCCCGACGACGTAGTAGGTGTCCTCGCCGCCCAGGACGCGGCTGATGTCGCCCGGCTTCGACGAGAAGGCGAACTGCGTGCCCGACACGGTGTTCTGGTAGCCGGGGATGTCGCGGCCCTCGCGGCAGGCCTGCGGCGTCTGCACGGCGAGCCCGCTCGCCGCGGCGGCCGAGGCGAACCCCTTGTCCAGGGCGTTCTGGCGGAAGGCCTCGGCCTTCTCGTAGAGCGCGGCGGCGGTGTCGGCCCCCGGGGTCAACTTGAACAGGATGTGCCGCGCGTGGACCTGGCCCGCGGGCTCGTGCGCGAGCACCTCGATGAGGTGGTAGCCGAACTGCGTCTTGACCGGGGCGCTGATCTCGCCGACGGGCAGGCTGAAGGCGGCGTTGGCGAACTCCGGGACCATGCGGCTGCGGTCGAAGCTGCCCAGGTCGCCGCCGTTGGCCTTCGAGCCTTCGTCCTCGGAGTAGAGCGCGGCCGCGCGGGTGAAATCGATTTCGCCGGAGAGGATCTCCTGGCGCACTTCGCCGGCCATGGCCAGGACTTCCGCGTCGTCCGCCGCGCTGGGCTCGATCGGCAGCTGCACGAGCTGGACTTCGACCCGCTTCTGCTCCTCGAACTCGTCGGGATGGGCGGCGTAGTAGGCCGCGATCTCCGCGTCGGTGGGCTGGACGGGCAGCGTCAGGTCGCTCAGCGTGACGCCGACGTACTCGGCGACGGCGCGGCCCGTCTGGCGGGTGAACTCCTCGCGCAGTTCCGACTCGCTGACGGTGGCGTCGGCGGCCAG
This window harbors:
- a CDS encoding peptidylprolyl isomerase — protein: MFQLLRSRAKFFYWIIAISFILFTFVVWGAQCNDRSMGNGPSPQVLGKINGEKISASEWDDAYRGYLANMRQQYGGAALTANQEAMAADAVWQSLLRFKLANLEIEERGLGLSDKALEDLIWNDPPVELRSQFTDSTGVFDQVSYRQALEDPNFNLDGLRNYLRTAIPQQRLMTALAADATVSESELREEFTRQTGRAVAEYVGVTLSDLTLPVQPTDAEIAAYYAAHPDEFEEQKRVEVQLVQLPIEPSAADDAEVLAMAGEVRQEILSGEIDFTRAAALYSEDEGSKANGGDLGSFDRSRMVPEFANAAFSLPVGEISAPVKTQFGYHLIEVLAHEPAGQVHARHILFKLTPGADTAAALYEKAEAFRQNALDKGFASAAAASGLAVQTPQACREGRDIPGYQNTVSGTQFAFSSKPGDISRVLGGEDTYYVVGNVRILPAGPAPLADVQPQIVVKVTREKKLVLADAKLSPAVAALNSGRTFAQVAAEQGLAHAVTDTFTATGNVIGVGYNTDFNQAAFANPIGTLVPRVDTPRGLYALRVLWRTSFDEMGFLSQRATLEQTVLGRKQQEAIDAWYKERLEKAKIEDNRAALLN